Proteins encoded in a region of the Coregonus clupeaformis isolate EN_2021a chromosome 9, ASM2061545v1, whole genome shotgun sequence genome:
- the sdad1 gene encoding protein SDA1 homolog — MNKIMSGRHSNKLPTNLPQLQNLIKRDPQSYTEEFLQQYRHYQSNVQIFKLQPDKPNKELADLVMFLAQVGHCYLQQLASFPQELTELLMNHHTVLEPDLRMTFCKALILLRNKDLINPTGLLELFFELLRCHDKLLRKTLYSHIVHDIKNINSKHKNNKVNTTLQNFMYTMLRDSNPLAAKISLDVMIELYKRNIWNDAKTVNVITTACFSKVTKILVAGMKFFLGKDEDEKRESDSESEEEGPSARDLMVRYSTGKKTTKNKKKMEKAMKVLKKHKKKKKVEVFNFSAIHLIHDPQDFSEKLLKQLEDSKERFEVKIMMMELISRLVGIHELFLFNYYPFVQRFIQPHQREVTKILLCAAQSSHHLVPPEIIEPVIMTIANNFVTDRNSGEVMCVGINAIKEVAARCPLAITEELLQDLAQYKMHKDKNVMMSARGLIQLFRSLDPKMLHKRDRGRPTELSTEAKIQDYGEMGAKDYIPGAEVLEVEEKEKEGGEEGDGDGWESASSISDDEDGEWIDVHHSSDEDTTEMAEKLKSMDPEERKAKAAAVSSSRLLTQDDFKKIRLAQMAKEVNAAPGKGQKRKIVDDDEGERGEILTLRDIEKLHKKPKADKESRLATAQAGRSDRKEFVKKRKEKLNPFASTSNKDKKRNKDFRMMRHSLNVRTKNKRSFRDKQIALRDALIKRKKQYK, encoded by the exons ATGAATAAAATCATGTCGGGTCGACACAGCAACAAATTGCCAACCAATTTGCCGCAATTGCAGAACCTGATCAAGAGAGATCCACAGTCGTACACGGAAGAA TTCCTGCAACAATATCGACACTACCAGTCCAATGTCCAGATCTTCAAACTCCAGCCTGACAAGCCTAACAAGGAGCTGGCAGACCTGGTCATGTTCCTTGCTCAG GTTGGACACTGCTATCTGCAGCAACTTGCCTCCTTCCCTCAGGAGTTGACCGAGCTCCTTATGAATCATCACACAGTCCTCGAGCCAGATCTACGAATG ACATTCTGCAAAGCCCTGATTCTGCTGAGGAACAAAGATCTGATCAACCCCACAGGTCTTCTGGAGCTGTTCTTTGAGCTACTGCGCTGTCACGACAAGCTCCTCAGGAAG ACACTGTACTCGCACATCGTGCATGACATAAAAAACATCAACTCCAAACacaagaacaacaaagtcaacaCCACATTACAGAACTTCATGTACACCATGCTGAGAGACAGCAATCCTCTAGCAGCCAAGATCTCGCTGGATGTCATGATTGAGTTGTACAAGAGGAACATCTG GAATGACGCCAAAACTGTTAACGTCATCACGACAGCATGTTTCTCCAAAGTCACAAAGATCCTTGTGGCAGGCATGAAGTTCTTCCTGGGCAAAGATGAAGATGAGAAGCGGGAAAGTGATTCAGAATCCGAG GAGGAGGGTCCGTCGGCTAGAGACCTGATGGTGAGGTACTCTACAGGGAAGAAGACGACCAAGAACAAGAAGAAGATGGAGAAGGCCATGAAGGTCCTTAAG AAacataagaagaagaagaaggtagAGGTTTTCAATTTCTCTGCCATCCACTTGATTCATGATCCTCAAG ATTTTTCAGAGAAGCTGCTAAAGCAGTTGGAAGACTCTAAGGAGCGTTTTGAGGTGAAGATCATGATGATGGAACTAATATCCCGACTGGTTGGGATTCATGAG CTCTTTCTCTTTAACTACTATCCCTTTGTACAGCGGTTTATTCAGCCCCATCAAAGAG AGGTGACCAAGATCCTCCTGTGTGCTGCCCAGTCCTCCCATCATCTAGTTCCACCTGAGATCATCGAGCCTGTCATCATGACCATAGCCAATAATTTTGTGACAGACAGAAACTCAGGAGAGGTGATGTGTGTTGG CATCAATGCCATCAAGGAGGTGGCAGCTCGCTGTCCCCTAGCCATCACAGAAGAGCTCCTCCAGGACTTGGCTCAGTACAAGATGCACAAAGACAAGA ATGTGATGATGTCTGCCAGAGGACTCATTCAGCTCTTCAGAAGCCTGGATCCAAAGATGCTACATAAGAGAGACAGG GGGCGACCCACAGAGTTGTCTACAGAGGCTAAGATCCAGGACTATGGCGAGATGGGGGCCAAAGACTACATCCCTGGAGCAGAGGTTctggaggtggaggagaaggagaaggagggaggagaagaaggggATGGCG ATGGCTGGGAGAGTGCCAGCAGTATCAGCGATGATGAGGACGGAGAATGGATCGATGTTCACCACTCCTCTGATGAAGACACCACAGAAATG GCTGAGAAGCTGAAGAGCATGGATCCAGAGGAGAGGAAAGCCAAGGCGGCAGCGGTCAGCTCCAGTCGACTCCTCACTCAGGACGACTTCAAGAAGATCCGTCTGGCTCAGATGGCTAAAGAGGTCAACGCTGCCCCGGGCAAGGGACAGAAGAGGAAGATTGTGGACGATGATGAGGGTGAAAG AGGGGAAATCCTTACCTTGAGAGACATTGAAAAGCTGCACAAGAAACCCAAGGCAGACAAGGAATCAAGACTGGCCACTGCACAG GCTGGCCGCTCAGATAGGAAGGAGTTTGTGAAGAAGAGGAAAGAGAAGCTGAATCCATTCGCCTCCACCAGCAACAAGGACAAGAAGAGGAACAAAGACTTCAGGATGATGAGACACAGTCTAAATGTACGGACCAAGAACAAGAGATCCTTCAGAGATAAACAG aTTGCTCTAAGAGATGCACTCATTAAGAGAAAGAAGCAATACAAATAG